Proteins encoded together in one Impatiens glandulifera chromosome 1, dImpGla2.1, whole genome shotgun sequence window:
- the LOC124919604 gene encoding putative uncharacterized protein DDB_G0277003 encodes MAEVNLEIAASASIHLVCAFLAMEPPQVLISLARVCGDGSIAPAVQKFIWDHCLSKDGLKSHGPYMKSFLKKLIAEVEVEGIDVLDELYEHLALYMTSIKDVHLEKGDKRVLKQVSFIFPDDYYKSPIFEESRKLVVPLQCSVNMLEGDTGCSIWPASLYLSEFIISFPEIFSGKSCFEVGSGVGLVGICLAHVNASTVMLSDGDLSTLANLKLNLELNKHIIRTDSVRCIHVPWESANANDLKENRPDIILGADVIYNPECLPHLVRVLGCLLNREKSSSTVQSRPVAYIASVIRNIDTFNLFLVLVKEAKLSIEDITEKGSKPMNLLPYMHSYDRSSLRLFTITMDITSC; translated from the exons ATGGCCGAGGTAAATCTGGAGATAGCGGCTTCGGCTAGCATACACTTGGTCTGCGCCTTTCTCGCAATGGAGCCGCCTCAAGTCCTAATCTCGTTGGCTCG AGTCTGTGGAGATGGGTCAATTGCACCGGCTGTACAGAAATTCATATGGGATCACTGTTTAAGCAAAGAT GGATTGAAGTCCCATGGACCATACATGAAATCATTTCTGAAGAAGCTTATTGCAGAAGTTGAAGTTGAAGGCATTGACGTGCTGGATGAATTATATGAACATCTTGCACTTTATATGACTTCAATTAAG GATGTTCATCTAGAGAAGGGAGACAAAAGGGTCTTGAAACaggtttcatttatttttcctGATG ATTATTACAAGTCTCCAATCTTTGAAGAATCTAGGAAACTAGTTGTTCCACTGCAATGTTCAGTCAACATGCTGGAAGGTGACACTGG GTGTTCAATTTGGCCTGCTAGCCTCTATTTATCGGAGTTTATTATCTCCTTCCCAGAAATATTCTCTGGTAAATCTTGTTTTGAG GTTGGATCAGGTGTTGGTTTAGTTGGAATTTGTCTTGCCCATGTAAATGCATCCACG GTGATGTTAAGTGATGGTGACCTATCAACACTAGCAAATTTGAAGCTTAACTTGGAGCTGAACAAGCACATAATCAGAACAGATTCG GTAAGGTGCATCCATGTACCATGGGAATCTGCTAATGCAAATGATCTTAAGGAGAATCGACCTGATATAAT TTTGGGTGCAGATGTAATATATAACCCCGAATGTCTCCCACACCTGGTTCGAGTATTAGGTTGTCTATTAAACCGTGAGAAATCTTCATCTACAGTTCAGAGTCGTCCTGTGGCTTATATTGCTTCGGTCATCAGAAACATCGATACATTCAATCTGTTTCTTGTGCTGGTAAAGGAAGCAAAGCTTTCTATTGAAGATATAACAGAAAAAGGCTCTAAACCTATGAATTTGCTCCCTTATATGCATTCATATGATCGCTCAAGTTTACGATTGTTTACCATCACGATGGATATAACAAGTTGTTGA